Proteins found in one Paenibacillus sp. FSL R10-2782 genomic segment:
- the uxaC gene encoding glucuronate isomerase encodes MTKAFLDDNFLLSNPTAEILYHQYAKDLPIIDYHCHLSPQEIYENKTFKNITEAWLYGDHYKWRLMRANGVEERLITGDAEDYDKFLAWAKTVPTLIGNPLYHWTHLELQRFFGVHELLNEQNASVIWEKVTQKLQGKGFGARDLIVNSKVTVVCTTDDPTDHLEYHKQIGKLADFPVAVLPSFRPDKALEINRETFQPWVARLGEVSGLDVSGLEGFLNALASRVRHFHAVGGRVSDHALDTVVYEETTREEAAAIYSKALEKGHVTPIEEAKYKSYVLVFLGKQYAEHGWAMQYHIHALRNNNTAMFRRLGPDTGYDAVNDGSIAGPLAALLDAQEQAGGLPRTILYSLNSVDYPVLASLAGCFQSGGTVGKIQFGTAWWYNDHIEGMQEQMKLLANYGVLSRFIGMLTDSRSFLSYTRHEYFRRILCDLIGTWVQEGKAPEDLELLGAMVQNICYNNAKQYFNFPTAVHSK; translated from the coding sequence ATGACCAAAGCATTTTTAGACGACAACTTTTTGTTGAGCAATCCGACGGCTGAAATTTTGTATCATCAGTATGCCAAGGATCTGCCGATTATTGACTATCACTGTCATTTAAGTCCACAGGAAATTTACGAAAATAAAACGTTCAAAAACATTACGGAAGCTTGGCTGTACGGAGATCATTACAAGTGGAGACTCATGCGGGCCAATGGAGTGGAGGAGCGCCTGATTACCGGAGATGCGGAAGACTATGACAAATTTTTGGCTTGGGCCAAAACCGTACCTACACTGATCGGCAACCCGCTATATCATTGGACGCATTTGGAGCTTCAGCGCTTTTTTGGTGTCCATGAGCTGCTGAACGAACAGAATGCATCTGTGATTTGGGAAAAGGTGACCCAAAAGCTGCAAGGGAAGGGCTTTGGGGCACGTGATCTGATTGTGAATTCAAAGGTAACCGTTGTATGCACTACGGATGATCCGACGGACCATCTCGAATATCATAAGCAAATCGGCAAACTGGCCGATTTTCCGGTGGCTGTACTGCCAAGCTTCCGCCCAGACAAAGCGCTGGAGATCAATCGTGAGACATTCCAGCCTTGGGTGGCTCGATTGGGTGAAGTGAGCGGACTGGATGTTTCCGGTCTGGAAGGATTTTTGAACGCGCTGGCGAGCCGGGTGCGTCACTTCCATGCTGTCGGAGGACGGGTGTCCGATCATGCGCTGGATACAGTCGTTTATGAAGAAACGACACGTGAGGAAGCGGCAGCGATATACAGCAAGGCGCTGGAGAAAGGCCATGTAACCCCAATAGAAGAGGCGAAATATAAATCGTACGTCCTGGTATTCCTTGGGAAACAGTATGCAGAGCATGGCTGGGCAATGCAGTATCATATTCACGCGTTGCGTAACAACAACACTGCCATGTTCCGTCGTTTGGGACCGGATACAGGCTACGATGCTGTAAATGACGGCTCCATCGCTGGCCCGCTGGCGGCATTACTGGACGCGCAGGAGCAGGCAGGGGGATTGCCGCGAACGATTTTGTATTCGCTTAATTCAGTTGATTATCCAGTGCTGGCAAGTCTCGCGGGCTGCTTCCAATCCGGCGGAACTGTGGGGAAAATCCAGTTTGGCACTGCATGGTGGTATAACGATCATATCGAAGGCATGCAGGAGCAGATGAAGCTGCTGGCCAACTACGGAGTGCTGTCTCGCTTTATCGGTATGCTAACGGATTCTCGTAGCTTCCTGTCCTACACACGCCACGAATATTTCCGACGTATACTGTGTGATTTGATCGGAACCTGGGTTCAGGAGGGCAAGGCGCCTGAGGATCTGGAGCTCCTCGGAGCTATGGTACAAAATATTTGCTACAACAATGCCAAGCAATATTTTAATTTTCCGACAGCGGTTCACAGCAAATGA
- a CDS encoding glycoside-pentoside-hexuronide (GPH):cation symporter, with the protein MGVPIVQESIQTDNKTGEQISLKEKISYGMGDFGNGFMFDLGQLYLLKFFTDVAGVSAGAAAGIFLVSKLFAAICDPIVGSFVDYRKHIGPRGKFRPFLIVGSVLLAILTVLTFISPNISPTGKLIYAYASYMIWGIGYSIVNIPYGSLGAAITQDTIQRASLSSFRQAGSLGALFVTSVIVMPLILLFPNHHVGYPVVMGIMSLIGVIAFMICYWGTKERIVSQSGPKEKLSFGVIVHTFTTNKPLLVLVLMTIFTISAYNIKSALLIYFAEYNLGHVELMAYMNFIIIGSSLLGVLFLPKLVRRFGKRKTAMLGMLVSVIADSMNFFMPSNVYIFTILASISFIGISIPNGVTWAFVSDIIDYGEWSSGERKEGITYSLFNFSRKLAQSLSGFLSGIGLALIGYVPNVVQTSGTLLGIKALLCLYPAVALLIAMLVIGKMYKLTDSRHAEMVQELQRRHADNRV; encoded by the coding sequence ATGGGAGTGCCTATCGTTCAGGAGAGCATCCAAACTGACAACAAGACAGGTGAGCAAATCAGCCTGAAAGAAAAGATTTCTTACGGTATGGGTGACTTTGGAAACGGGTTCATGTTTGATTTAGGACAGTTGTACCTGTTGAAATTCTTTACGGATGTAGCAGGTGTTTCAGCGGGAGCAGCCGCAGGCATTTTTCTGGTCAGCAAGCTGTTTGCTGCCATCTGCGATCCTATTGTCGGGTCCTTTGTCGATTATCGCAAGCATATTGGTCCACGCGGGAAATTCAGGCCCTTTCTTATCGTTGGAAGCGTTCTCCTTGCAATTCTTACGGTTCTAACCTTTATTTCACCGAACATTTCACCAACTGGCAAGCTCATTTATGCCTATGCATCTTATATGATCTGGGGAATTGGCTACTCTATTGTAAATATTCCGTATGGTTCACTGGGTGCGGCTATTACGCAGGATACCATTCAGCGGGCTTCGTTATCATCCTTCCGTCAGGCAGGCTCACTGGGAGCTTTATTCGTAACCAGTGTCATCGTTATGCCGCTTATTTTGCTGTTTCCCAACCATCATGTGGGGTATCCTGTTGTGATGGGAATCATGTCACTTATTGGTGTGATCGCTTTCATGATATGTTATTGGGGAACGAAGGAGCGTATTGTCAGTCAGTCGGGACCCAAGGAAAAACTCTCTTTTGGTGTGATCGTGCATACCTTTACGACGAACAAGCCTCTGCTGGTACTCGTTTTGATGACGATTTTTACCATTTCCGCGTACAATATCAAGTCCGCGCTGCTGATCTATTTTGCCGAATATAATTTGGGGCATGTAGAATTAATGGCTTATATGAATTTTATTATTATCGGTTCGTCGTTGCTGGGTGTGTTGTTCTTGCCCAAACTGGTGCGGCGCTTCGGTAAACGAAAAACAGCCATGCTTGGGATGCTGGTCAGTGTCATTGCCGACTCTATGAACTTCTTTATGCCATCGAATGTATATATTTTCACCATTCTGGCCAGTATTTCGTTCATTGGTATTAGTATTCCTAACGGGGTTACCTGGGCCTTTGTATCCGATATCATTGACTACGGTGAATGGTCATCCGGGGAGCGGAAAGAAGGGATTACCTACTCGTTGTTTAATTTTTCACGTAAATTGGCTCAATCTTTATCCGGCTTTCTTTCCGGTATTGGGCTGGCGCTTATCGGATATGTCCCGAATGTGGTTCAAACCTCTGGAACGCTGCTCGGAATTAAGGCGCTGCTGTGTCTCTATCCTGCTGTTGCCCTGCTCATTGCCATGCTGGTCATCGGTAAAATGTACAAGCTGACAGACAGCAGACATGCAGAAATGGTTCAAGAGCTACAGCGTCGACATGCTGATAACCGCGTATAA
- a CDS encoding LacI family DNA-binding transcriptional regulator: protein MAATIKDIAKLANVSHTTVSRALNNSPLIKEDTKRKIMELAEQLNYIPNFNAKSLVLQRSHTIGLFFTSISEGTSSSFFADTIRGVNHVIGVDYNLFVRGIDDYADFSAIHRKRFDGIILMSQSEADNPFIYHVLGQGIPLVVLNRQVPGAGIVNVISNDKEGSYAAVSFLIESGHERIAIIEGVEGFKSTQQRREGFMNALIDSGKPIRHEYIMHGHYDTESGSQAMKQLLSLEEPPTAVFCSNDDMAIGAMNAVFEHGLKVPDDVSVIGFDDIGFSMYTTPPLTTVKRPIEQISARGAACILERIQSPSNEGELIFMETALMKRKSTADR from the coding sequence ATGGCAGCTACCATTAAAGACATTGCCAAATTGGCGAATGTTTCCCATACGACCGTCTCCCGGGCGCTCAACAATAGCCCACTGATCAAAGAAGATACCAAGCGCAAAATTATGGAGCTGGCGGAGCAACTCAATTACATTCCGAACTTTAACGCCAAAAGCCTTGTCCTCCAGCGCTCGCATACGATTGGCCTGTTTTTCACCAGTATTTCAGAAGGCACCAGCTCCAGCTTTTTTGCGGACACCATCCGTGGAGTGAATCATGTCATTGGGGTGGATTACAATCTGTTTGTGCGAGGGATTGACGATTACGCCGATTTTTCGGCCATTCACCGCAAGCGTTTTGATGGCATCATCCTGATGAGTCAGAGCGAGGCGGACAACCCATTTATTTATCATGTGCTCGGTCAGGGCATTCCGCTCGTCGTGCTGAATCGGCAAGTGCCCGGGGCAGGCATTGTGAATGTCATTTCGAACGATAAGGAAGGATCCTATGCAGCAGTTTCTTTTCTCATTGAAAGCGGTCATGAACGCATCGCGATCATTGAAGGGGTAGAAGGCTTTAAGTCCACCCAGCAACGGCGCGAGGGCTTCATGAATGCGCTGATTGACAGCGGCAAGCCGATTCGGCACGAATACATCATGCATGGCCATTATGACACCGAAAGTGGAAGCCAAGCGATGAAGCAGTTGCTTTCCTTGGAGGAACCGCCGACGGCGGTGTTTTGTTCTAACGATGACATGGCTATCGGGGCGATGAACGCAGTATTCGAGCACGGCTTAAAAGTACCGGACGATGTCTCGGTCATTGGATTTGACGATATCGGCTTTTCGATGTATACGACCCCGCCGTTAACGACGGTCAAAAGACCGATTGAGCAGATTAGCGCGCGTGGAGCCGCATGTATTTTGGAACGAATCCAGTCACCGTCAAACGAGGGCGAACTCATATTTATGGAAACCGCGCTCATGAAGCGGAAATCGACAGCAGACAGGTAG
- the poxB gene encoding ubiquinone-dependent pyruvate dehydrogenase, which yields MKTIADTIVEVLINAGVKRIYGIVGDSLNNMVDSIRSDGQIEWIHVRHEEVAAFAAGADADLTGSIAVCAGSSGPGNLHLINGLYDCHRNRVPVLAIAAHIPSDEIGSEYFQATHPEHLFGECSHFCEVITTPRQIPRTVTMAIQQAVSRSGVSVIVLPGDVAALAAEKAPIPEHVYHPTAPVVHPSASEISRLAEYLNQGKRITLLCGSGCAKSHELLMQLCDKLKSPMVAALRGKEYLEYNNPYYAGLTGLIGYSSGYHAMMDCDVLLMLGTDFPYRQFYPENAVVLQVDIEPAHLGRRTPLTYGLCGDVQATLEMLLPHLTTEHDSKHLEKTVSHYTKVRQELDELAVGKPGHTPIHPQYLTKVVSDAAHENAIFTCDVGTPTVWAARYLQMNGQRRLIGSFNHGTMASALPQAIGAQATEPDRQVIALSGDGGLTMLMGDLLTLKQHQLPVKVIVFNNGALGFVELEMKAAGFLENGTELVNPDFGAVAEAMGLKGIRVEDPAMLEDAIQQALAHDGPVVVDVVVNRQELSMPPKINLKQAEGFTLWMMKAVLNGRGDEIIELAKTNLLR from the coding sequence ATGAAGACAATCGCAGATACTATTGTAGAAGTTTTAATCAATGCAGGGGTCAAGCGAATTTATGGTATCGTTGGAGATTCCTTAAATAATATGGTCGATTCCATTCGAAGCGACGGTCAAATTGAATGGATTCATGTGCGGCACGAAGAAGTGGCAGCCTTTGCAGCCGGGGCTGATGCTGATCTTACCGGCAGCATTGCAGTGTGCGCTGGCAGCAGTGGTCCCGGAAATCTACATCTTATTAACGGATTATATGATTGTCACCGCAATCGGGTACCTGTTCTCGCTATTGCGGCCCACATTCCAAGCGACGAAATTGGAAGCGAATATTTCCAGGCTACACATCCTGAGCATCTTTTCGGGGAATGCAGCCACTTCTGTGAGGTCATTACGACTCCACGACAAATTCCAAGAACCGTTACGATGGCTATACAACAGGCCGTTTCACGTTCAGGTGTCTCCGTCATTGTTCTTCCCGGGGATGTGGCAGCTTTAGCAGCGGAAAAGGCGCCTATTCCTGAACATGTCTACCATCCCACTGCACCTGTGGTGCATCCGTCAGCTTCGGAAATTTCCCGGCTGGCCGAGTACCTGAATCAAGGCAAACGAATCACTTTGTTATGCGGCTCCGGCTGTGCGAAATCCCACGAATTGCTCATGCAACTGTGCGACAAGTTGAAATCCCCTATGGTTGCTGCCCTTCGGGGCAAGGAATATCTGGAGTATAACAATCCTTATTATGCAGGCTTGACGGGGCTGATCGGGTATTCTTCCGGGTACCATGCAATGATGGATTGTGACGTCCTGCTTATGCTCGGAACAGACTTTCCTTACAGACAGTTTTATCCCGAAAATGCAGTTGTGCTGCAAGTGGATATTGAGCCTGCCCACCTCGGCAGACGCACTCCTTTAACGTATGGGCTGTGCGGGGATGTACAAGCAACGTTGGAAATGCTGCTTCCTCATTTAACGACAGAGCATGATTCCAAGCATTTGGAAAAAACCGTCTCCCACTATACCAAGGTGCGTCAGGAACTGGATGAACTGGCGGTTGGTAAACCCGGTCATACACCAATCCATCCACAATATCTCACCAAGGTCGTCAGTGATGCCGCACATGAAAATGCCATTTTCACCTGTGATGTGGGTACGCCTACCGTGTGGGCAGCACGTTATTTACAAATGAACGGCCAACGCCGACTGATCGGCTCCTTCAATCACGGAACGATGGCAAGTGCATTGCCGCAAGCGATTGGGGCACAAGCCACTGAGCCTGACCGACAGGTGATTGCTCTATCTGGTGATGGCGGATTGACGATGCTGATGGGCGATCTGCTTACCCTGAAACAGCATCAGTTACCTGTAAAAGTCATTGTTTTCAATAACGGCGCCCTCGGTTTTGTTGAACTGGAAATGAAAGCAGCCGGCTTTCTGGAAAACGGCACCGAGCTGGTGAATCCTGATTTTGGCGCTGTAGCGGAAGCCATGGGTCTCAAGGGAATTCGAGTCGAAGATCCGGCGATGCTGGAGGACGCGATTCAACAGGCATTGGCTCACGATGGTCCTGTGGTGGTGGATGTAGTGGTCAATCGTCAGGAGCTATCCATGCCACCCAAGATTAATCTCAAACAGGCTGAAGGTTTTACACTGTGGATGATGAAAGCTGTGCTGAATGGGCGCGGTGACGAAATTATTGAACTGGCGAAAACCAATCTTTTACGATAA